From Lagenorhynchus albirostris chromosome 15, mLagAlb1.1, whole genome shotgun sequence, one genomic window encodes:
- the CLCN7 gene encoding H(+)/Cl(-) exchange transporter 7 isoform X2, producing the protein MANVSKKVSWSGRDVDDDEAAPLLRRAARPGAPAGEATPLLNGAGPAAVRADMDPLHPFPKEIPHNEKLLSLKYESLDYDNSENQLFLEEERRINHTAFRTVEIKRWVICAMIGILTGLVACFIDIVVEKLAGLKYRVVKDNIDKFTARGGLSFSLLLWASLNVAFVLLGSVIVAFIEPVAAGSGIPQIKCFLNGVKIPHVVRLKTLVIKVSGVILSVVGGLAVGKEGPMIHSGSVIAAGVSQGRSTSLKRDFKIFEYFRRDTEKRDFVSAGAAAGVSAAFGAPVGGVLFSLEEGASFWNQFLTWRIFFASMISTFTLNFVLSIYHGNVWDLSSPGLINFGRFDTETMVYTIHEIPIFIAMGVVGGILGAVFNALNYWLTMFRIRYIHRPCLQVIEAMLVAAVTATVAFVLIYSSRDCQPLQGSSVSYPLQLFCADGEYNSMAAAFFNTPEKSVVSLFHDPPGSYNPMTLGLFTLVYFFLACWTYGLTVSAGVFIPSLLIGAAWGRLFGISLSYLTGAAVWADPGKYALMGAAAQLGGIVRMTLSLTVIMMEATSNVTYGFPIMLVLMTAKIVGDVFIEGLYDMHIQLQSVPFLHWEAPVTSHSLTAREVMSTPVTCLRRREKVGIIVDVLSSTASNHNGFPVVEDADGTQPARLQGLILRSQLIVLLKHKVFIERSYMGLLRRRLRLKDFRDAYPRFPPIQSIHVSQDERECTMDLSEFMNPSPYTVPQEASLPRVFKLFRALGLRHLVVVDNCNQVMGGAHCLQPTNLPAHPQGSPRLCCPPHTGQRHPQRQRPLDPMTWLCSHRWSGW; encoded by the exons ATGGCCAACGTCTCCAAAAAGGTGTCGTGGTCCGGACGCGACGTGGACGACGACGAGGCGGCGCCGCTGCTGCGGAGGGCGGCGCGGCCCGGGGCGCCGGCCGGGGAGGCCACGCCGCTGTTGAACGGGGCTGGGCCTGCGGCCGTCCGCGCG GACATGGACCCCCTTCACCCCTTCCCCAAGGAGATCCCGCACAACGAGAAGCTTCTGTCCCTCAAGTATGAG AGCTTGGACTATGACAACAGCGAGAACCAGCTGTTCCTGGAGGAGGAGCGGCGCATCAATCACACA GCCTTCCGGACCGTGGAGATAAAGCGCTGGGTCATCTGTGCCATGATCGGGATCCTCACGGGCCTCGTGGCCTGCTTCATCGACATCGTGGTGGAGAAGCTGGCCGGCCTAAAGTACCGGGTCGTCAAGGACA ACATTGACAAGTTCACGGCGCGGGGCGGGCTGTCCTTCTCCCTCCTGCTGTGGGCCTCGCTCAATGTGGCCTTTGTGCTCCTGGGCTCTGTGATCGTCGCCTTCATAGAG CCAGTCGCTGCTGGCAGCGGGATCCCCCAGATCAAGTGCTTCCTCAACGGGGTGAAGATCCCCCACGTGGTCCGGCTCAAG ACGCTGGTGATCAAAGTGTCCGGCGTGATCCTGTCCGTGGTTGGGGGACTGGCTGTGGGGAAG GAGGGACCAATGATCCATTCGGGCTCCGTGATTGCTGCTGGGGTCTCCCAGGGGAGGTCCACGTCACTGAAGCGGGATTTCAAG ATCTTTGAGTACTTccgcagagacacagagaaacgGGACTTTGTCTCAGCAGGAGCTGCGGCTGGAGTGTCTGCTGCGTTTGGGGCCCCTGTAG GTGGGGTCCTGTTCAGCTTGGAGGAGGGTGCATCCTTCTGGAATCAGTTCCTGACGTGGAGAATT TTCTTTGCTTCCATGATTTCCACCTTCACCCTGAATTTCGTCTTAAGCATTTACCATGGAAACGTGTGGGATCTGTCCAGCCCCGGTCTCATCAATTTTGGAAGATTTGACACTGAG ACGATGGTGTATACAATCCATGAGATCCCCATCTTCATCGCCATGGGTGTGGTGG GTGGCATTCTCGGAGCTGTGTTCAACGCCTTGAATTACTGGTTGACGATGTTTCGAATCAG GTACATCCACCGGCCCTGCCTTCAGGTGATCGAGGCCATGCTGGTGGCCGCTGTCACGGCCACGGTTGCCTTCGTGCTGATTTATTCGTCCCGGGATTGCCAGCCCCTGCAGGGGAGCTCCGTGTCCTATCCACTCCAG CTGTTCTGTGCCGATGGCGAGTATAATTCGATGGCTGCAGCCTTCTTCAACACCCCAGAGAAGAGCGTGGTCAGCCTTTTCCACGACCCCCCAG GCTCCTACAACCCCATGACGCTCGGCCTCTTCACCCTGGTCTACTTCTTCTTGGCCTGCTGGACCTACGGGCTCACGGTGTCGGCCGGTGTCTTCATCCCATCCCTGCTCATTGGAGCTGCCTGGGGCCGGCTCTTTGGCATCTCCCTGTCCTACCTCACCGGGGCCGCG GTCTGGGCAGACCCTGGCAAGTACGCCCTGATGGGAGCAGCTGCCCAGCTGG GTGGGATTGTGAGGATGACGCTGAGCCTGACAGTCATCATGATGGAGGCCACCAGCAATGTGACCTACGGCTTCCCCATCATGCTGGTGCTGATGACCGCCAAGATTGTCGGGGATGTCTTCATCGAG GGCCTGTACGACATGCACATCCAGCTGCAGAGTGTGCCCTTCCTGCACTGGGAAGCCCCAGTCACCTCACACTCGCTCACCGCCAG GGAGGTGATGAGCACACCAGTCACCTGTCTGCGGAGGAGGGAGAAGGTGGGCATTATTGTGGATGTGCTGAGCAGCACGGCGTCCAATCATAATGGCTTCCCTGTGGTGGAGGATGCCGACGGCACGCAG CCAGCCCGGCTCCAGGGCTTAATCCTGCGCTCCCAGCTCATCGTCCTGCTCAAGCACAAG GTGTTCATAGAACGCTCTTATATGGGCCTGCTACGGCGCCGGCTGCGGCTGAAGGACTTCCGTGATGCCTACCCGCGCTTCCCCCCCATCCAGTCCATCCATGTGTCCCAGGACGAGCGGGAGTGCACCATGGACCTCTCCGAGTTCATGAACCCCTCCCCCTACACGGTGCCCCAG GAGGCATCTCTCCCGCGGGTGTTCAAGCTGTTTCGGGCCCTGGGCCTCAGGCACCTCGTGGTGGTGGACAACTGCAATCAGGTGATGGGGGGAGCCCACTGCCTGCAGCCTACCAACCTGCCTGCCCACCCGCAGGGCTCCCCCAGACTATGCTGTCCTCCGCACACGGGACAGCGGCATCCACAGAGGCAGAGGCCGCTGGATCCCATGACCTGGCTTTGCTCCCACAGGTGGTCGGGCTGGTGA